Proteins from a single region of Cydia amplana chromosome 17, ilCydAmpl1.1, whole genome shotgun sequence:
- the LOC134656127 gene encoding dimethyladenosine transferase 2, mitochondrial, with protein sequence MIQSVRYTPSCVINFTFRNSVRLRHKLNKAKEEKPPPKVAQDVMNYIENTPEYAGIRNQIPKFLLRKYKAPESMYLINEGTAKEIVQAVKKNLIIHSPIVEVNPGLGILSKELLQCQKTHLYMYESSSHFSQYLKDLQSNYPGRVNYKIADFFGMWKLAFQDKMDQGNRIQELLGDLATDDPDRVVTIVGSMPGLSFVKHLINTIVFHNTTSHLGRPDLFITMPGHHYEFLTDNEIQNRKHMAVPTLFQLLFDFKILANVPKVHFLPWTYPTTNKRVTLMDEHRLYLVNISQKRELPVPPEYLPLLWYFFKPHMFSKSTRVIPMLEQWIPGCGVWLITGQDPPDTDRRLAPGAGDAPLPHMTIFTEFGDLNLKQKITVFKKLISWPEFEQCPFRVSMENNLPKFVTAVEDDEKTSIGSPIDDIESSDTENET encoded by the exons ATGATACAATCAGTGCGATACACTCCTTCCTGTGTGATAAATTTCACGTTTCGGAACTCTGTAAGACTGCGacacaaattaaataaagctaaagaagaaaaaCCACCTCCGAAAGTTGCCCAAGATGTCATGAACTACATTGAAAATACACCTGAATATGCTGGTATTAGAAATCAGATACCGAAGTTTCTTTTAAGGAAATACAAAGCTCCTGAGAGTATGTACCTTATAAATGAAGGTACTGCCAAAGAAATTGTCCAGGCTGTAAAGAAGAATCTGATAATACACTCCCCTATAGTTGAAGTTAATCCAGGATTGGGAATTTTGAGTAAGGAATTACTACAGTGCCAAAAAACTCATCTGTATATGTATGAAAGTTCCAGTCATTTTTCTCAATATCTAAAA GATTTACAATCAAACTATCCTGGACGAGTGAATTATAAAATAGCAGACTTTTTTGGGATGTGGAAGCTTGCATTTCAAGATAAGATGGACCAAGGGAACAGAATTCAAGAGTTATTGGGTGATTTGGCAACTGATGATCCTG ATAGAGTGGTTACAATAGTAGGATCAATGCCTGGCCTGTCTTTTGTCAAACATTTGATAAACACCATAGTGTTTCACAACACTACTAGCCATCTAGGCAGACCAGATCTGTTCATCACTATGCCTGGACATCACTATGAA TTCCTAACGGACAATGAGATACAGAATAGAAAACATATGGCAGTACCAACTCTGTTTCAGCTTCTATTTGATTTCAAAATACTTGCAAATGTACCAAAAGTGCATTTCTTACCATGGACATATCCCACAACTAACAAGAGGGTTACACTG ATGGATGAACATCGCTTGTACTTAGTGAATATCTCCCAAAAACGAGAGCTGCCAGTTCCACCTGAGTATTTGCCCCTGCTATGGTATTTCTTCAAGCCTCACATGTTTTCCAAGTCCACAAGGGTGATTCCAATGTTAGA ACAATGGATACCTGGTTGCGGCGTGTGGCTGATCACGGGCCAGGACCCGCCGGACACCGACCGGCGGCTGGCGCCGGGTGCCGGCGACGCGCCGCTGCCGCACATGACGATATTCACAGAGTTCGGAGACCTCAACCTAAAGCAGAAGATTACTGTCTTTAAAAA aTTAATATCATGGCCGGAATTCGAGCAATGTCCATTCCGGGTATCCATGGAGAATAATCTACCAAAGTTCGTGACCGCAGTCGAAGACGACGAGAAAACCAGTATAGGCTCGCCTATAGACGATATTGAAAGTTCAGATACCGAAAACGAGACCTGA
- the LOC134655678 gene encoding uncharacterized protein LOC134655678 — protein MFLFNLILLLAVGNVTAAVVFEDCGSAYELDEVNIDGCGMRLPCVVTLGENVPVNVKFYAGFSSTQLDQDVVININSINLKTNVTPEPCATVHCPVRTNAVTSFTSVMTVPTNMALNQRGYLRWRVHNEQGRQVLCYAVLVQTQSPLQKIVRQAMARVQDTQWHSLNLNNVNATELSYTEKIVNGHYQTNSR, from the exons ATGTTTCTGTTCAATCTTATACTGCTACTGGCGGTAGGAAATGTTACAGCGGCAGTGGTATTTGAGGATTGTG GATCAGCGTACGAATTGGATGAAGTTAACATAGATGGGTGCGGCATGAGGCTGCCCTGCGTAGTCACCTTAGGCGAGAATGTTCCTGTCAACGTGAAGTTTTATGCTG GCTTCTCATCAACGCAACTCGACCAGGATGTAGTAATCAATATCAACTcgataaacttaaaaacaaatgttactccag AGCCCTGTGCAACTGTACATTGTCCAGTAAGAACCAACGCGGTTACTTCTTTTACCAGCGTTATGACGGTGCCCACCAATATGGCTCTG AATCAACGGGGCTATTTGCGTTGGCGCGTACACAATGAACAAGGCAGACAAGTGCTGTGCTACGCCGTGCTTGTGCAAACTCAGAGTCCACTGCAGAAGATTGTTCGGCAAGCGATGGCCCGCGTCCAGGACACACAGTGGCACTCCCTCAATTTGAACAACGTGAATGCCACTGAGCTGTCCTACACAGAGAAAATTGTGAATGGTCACTATCAGACTAATAGTAGATAG